From the Alloalcanivorax dieselolei B5 genome, one window contains:
- a CDS encoding class II fumarate hydratase yields the protein MSDVRIEKDSLGEVQVPKAAFWGAQTQRAVDNFPISGRRLPPRFIQAVARIKRCAASVNVDLELLSEERGDAIRSVCEALINGEHRDQFPVDVFQTGSGTSTNMNVNEVVAHLCQTQGVDVHPNDHVNLGQSSNDTIPTAIHVSSAMAVNEQLMPALELLITTLGSKAGEGKDLVKTGRTHLMDAMPVTVEQELRTWVLQLQAASQRLAVARDELHAVPQGGTAVGTGINAHAEFAERFVDALSDETGHPFTAMPYPAVAQSAVDAPLALSSALRGLAVVLMKISNDLRWMNSGPIHGLAEIQLPATQPGSSIMPGKVNPVICESATMVAAQVIGLDQANTVAAQSGNFQLNVMLPLVAANLLDMVEWLANSCRNLADQAISGLTYNREHLAEGVGRNPILVTALNPVIGYEKAAAIAKQAFASGRPVIDVAAEQTDLSVEQLTALLDPLKLTHPAASDS from the coding sequence ATGAGCGACGTACGGATTGAAAAGGATTCCTTGGGCGAAGTGCAGGTTCCGAAGGCTGCGTTTTGGGGCGCGCAGACCCAGAGAGCGGTGGACAACTTTCCGATCAGTGGGCGCCGGTTACCGCCTCGGTTCATTCAGGCGGTGGCCCGGATCAAGCGTTGCGCGGCCTCGGTGAACGTGGATCTGGAGCTGCTGTCCGAGGAACGGGGTGACGCTATCCGTTCGGTCTGCGAAGCGCTGATCAACGGTGAGCATCGGGATCAGTTCCCGGTGGACGTGTTCCAGACCGGTTCCGGTACCAGCACCAACATGAACGTCAACGAGGTAGTGGCCCATCTGTGCCAGACTCAGGGCGTGGACGTGCATCCCAACGATCACGTCAATCTCGGCCAGAGCAGTAACGACACCATTCCCACCGCCATTCATGTGTCCTCGGCGATGGCCGTTAACGAACAGTTGATGCCCGCCCTTGAGCTTTTGATCACCACGCTGGGATCGAAGGCCGGGGAAGGCAAGGATCTGGTCAAAACCGGCCGCACCCACCTGATGGACGCCATGCCGGTGACGGTGGAGCAGGAGTTGCGCACCTGGGTGCTGCAACTGCAGGCCGCCAGCCAGCGTCTGGCGGTTGCCCGGGATGAGCTGCATGCCGTGCCACAGGGCGGTACCGCGGTGGGGACCGGTATCAACGCCCATGCCGAGTTCGCCGAGCGCTTCGTCGATGCGCTGTCCGATGAAACCGGGCATCCGTTTACCGCCATGCCGTACCCGGCCGTGGCGCAGAGCGCCGTGGATGCCCCCCTGGCACTGTCGTCGGCGTTGCGTGGTCTGGCGGTGGTGTTGATGAAAATCAGCAATGACCTGCGCTGGATGAACTCCGGTCCGATTCATGGTCTGGCGGAAATTCAACTGCCGGCCACACAGCCGGGTTCGTCGATCATGCCGGGGAAGGTCAATCCGGTGATCTGCGAGTCCGCCACCATGGTCGCCGCCCAGGTGATCGGTCTGGATCAGGCCAATACAGTGGCGGCGCAGAGCGGTAACTTTCAGCTCAACGTCATGTTGCCGCTGGTGGCCGCCAACCTTCTGGATATGGTGGAGTGGCTGGCCAACAGTTGCCGGAATCTGGCGGACCAGGCCATCTCCGGGCTGACTTACAACCGTGAGCATCTGGCCGAGGGTGTGGGCCGCAATCCGATCCTGGTCACCGCTCTGAACCCGGTGATCGGCTATGAGAAGGCGGCGGCCATCGCCAAACAGGCGTTCGCCAGCGGCCGGCCGGTGATCGATGTGGCGGCGGAGCAAACCGACCTGTCGGTGGAGCAACTCACCGCTTTGCTCGACCCGCTCAAACTGACACATCCGGCGGCCTCTGACTCTTGA
- a CDS encoding fatty acid--CoA ligase: protein MSNDLTIQRTAEAVESPLLINSILEAGVRNAPDQEIVYADQRRMTYREMGERVARLASALQQQGVKPGDTVAVMDWDTHRYLEAFFAVPMMGAVLHTVNVRLSPEQILYTINHAEDDVILVNREFLPVLDQIKDRIETVKTYILLDDEGGDTDTAIDLAGEYEALVAQASAQFDFPELDENTRATTFYTTGTTGLPKGVYFSHRQLVLHTFAGRAALTGTGHGRFNQNDVYMPITPMFHVHAWGVPFVATLLGVKQVYPGRYVPETLLKLLLTEKVTFSHCVPTIIQMLLQSEAVKSIDLSGWKVIIGGSALPKPLAQSALERGIDIYSGYGMSETCPLISLALLTPELEQADLETQADYRTRTGRPVPMVQWRIVDGDMNDVPHDGKSQGELVLRAPWLTQGYLKDESNSQELWRGGWMHTGDIGVIDADGWLKITDRIKDVIKTGGEWVSSLDLESLILQHDAVRECAVVGVPDEKWGERPVALVVKGADVEAQPIIDMVAGYAEKGMISRYGIPDRVVFVEELPRTSVGKLDKKKMRAELV, encoded by the coding sequence ATGAGCAACGATCTGACCATCCAGCGTACCGCGGAAGCCGTGGAATCACCGCTCTTGATCAACAGTATCCTGGAGGCCGGCGTTCGCAACGCACCCGATCAGGAAATCGTCTACGCCGATCAGCGGCGGATGACCTATCGGGAAATGGGGGAGCGGGTTGCTCGTCTCGCCAGTGCCTTGCAGCAACAAGGGGTGAAGCCCGGTGACACTGTTGCGGTGATGGACTGGGATACCCACCGTTATCTGGAAGCTTTCTTCGCCGTGCCGATGATGGGCGCGGTGCTGCACACCGTGAACGTGCGTCTGAGCCCGGAGCAGATTCTCTACACCATCAACCACGCCGAGGATGATGTGATTCTGGTGAACCGGGAATTCCTGCCGGTGCTGGATCAGATCAAGGACCGTATCGAGACGGTCAAGACTTACATCCTGCTGGATGACGAGGGCGGCGATACCGACACCGCCATCGATCTGGCCGGTGAGTACGAGGCGCTGGTGGCCCAGGCTTCCGCGCAATTCGATTTCCCGGAGCTGGATGAGAATACCCGTGCCACCACGTTCTACACCACGGGTACCACGGGCCTGCCTAAAGGCGTGTACTTCTCCCACCGGCAACTGGTACTGCACACCTTTGCCGGTCGTGCCGCTCTGACCGGTACCGGTCACGGCCGTTTCAATCAGAACGACGTGTACATGCCGATCACGCCGATGTTCCACGTGCACGCCTGGGGTGTGCCGTTCGTCGCCACTTTGCTGGGCGTGAAGCAGGTTTATCCGGGCCGTTATGTGCCGGAAACCCTGCTCAAGCTGTTGCTCACCGAGAAAGTGACCTTCTCCCACTGCGTGCCCACCATTATCCAGATGTTGCTGCAGTCAGAAGCGGTGAAGAGCATCGATCTGAGCGGCTGGAAGGTAATCATTGGCGGTTCCGCGTTGCCCAAGCCGCTGGCGCAAAGCGCCCTGGAGCGCGGCATCGACATCTACAGCGGTTACGGCATGAGCGAGACCTGCCCGCTGATCTCCCTGGCACTGCTGACGCCGGAACTGGAACAGGCCGACCTGGAAACCCAGGCGGATTACCGCACCCGCACCGGCCGCCCGGTCCCCATGGTGCAATGGCGCATCGTCGACGGGGATATGAACGATGTGCCCCATGACGGCAAGTCCCAGGGCGAGCTGGTGCTGCGCGCCCCCTGGCTGACCCAGGGGTACCTGAAGGACGAGTCCAACTCTCAAGAGTTGTGGCGCGGCGGCTGGATGCATACCGGGGATATCGGCGTGATTGACGCCGACGGCTGGCTGAAAATCACCGACCGCATCAAGGACGTGATCAAGACCGGCGGTGAATGGGTATCTTCCCTGGATCTGGAGAGCCTGATTCTTCAGCACGACGCCGTGCGCGAGTGCGCGGTGGTGGGCGTGCCGGACGAGAAATGGGGCGAGCGTCCGGTGGCGCTGGTGGTCAAGGGCGCCGACGTGGAAGCGCAGCCGATCATCGATATGGTGGCCGGTTACGCTGAGAAGGGCATGATCAGCCGCTATGGCATCCCGGATCGCGTGGTGTTCGTGGAGGAGCTGCCGCGCACCTCCGTGGGCAAACTGGACAAGAAAAAGATGCGCGCGGAACTGGTCTGA
- a CDS encoding efflux RND transporter permease subunit, whose protein sequence is MILSDVSIKRPVFATVISLLIVVFGISALMKLPVREYPDIDPPEVSVAVEYPGAAPEVIDTQIIQVIEGAIAGVEGVRRIESRSRRGSARTSVEFNLERDLDVAANDVRDAVSRVLNRLPEEAEAPVIAKTDADARPIMWVTLSSNSLAPQELTDFAERSLVDRFAVLGGVSEVIIGGERRYAMRVWLDRQRMAANDVTVTDIYNALRANNVELPAGRLDSDSRSFTVRADSRLGSVAEFNHMVVHRQGDYLLRLGDVARVALGVENDDTVLRANGQTAIGLGVVRQSKANTVTVSNNVREEIEAVSNNLPDDIRLDVSHDESLFIRASIREVLVTLAMSVTLVILVIFVFLGNLRATLIPAVTIPVSIVGAFIGLGILGFSINVLTLLALILAIGLVVDDAIVMLENIQRRIDEGESRLVAAFLGARQVAFAVVATTATLVAVFVPISFMGGDVGRLFGEFGFTLAVAVIISSIVALSLAPMLCSRWLHAHTPEEEQQEQNNLLNRALNGLNRAYATRLGKTLKRPAPVVVISVLICVAAGLVFSQLSRELAPTEDRGVFIVSANAPQGSSTAYASHHIQKVEEKLLPLIENGLAVRVLSIVGFRGQTERGFSIVRLEPWEDRNRSQQDIVNDIRGEVTTVPGLRVFAVNPPGLGQSGFDQELEVVIGGQDYDSVVGWSETLRAAMAANPNLLSVDTDYEETQPQVEVVINRDRAADFGISAAEVGQTLQAMFATLTASTYIDRGREYDVLLEAREQDARIPEDINSVYVRTAAGDLVPLSSLVELRTLGAAPELRRLDRLPAVTLSANLAPGYDLGSALDFIEQTVRETLPLEARLSYKGIAQEFTEASAAILITFLLALVIVFLVLAAQFESWIHPLIIMLTVPLAIAGAILALRVTGNSLNIYSQIGMVMLVGLMAKNGILIVEFANQLRDQGLAVRDAVYQGAILRFRPVLMTGISTIFGAVPLVLASGAGAESRMTIGVVILGGLLFATVLTLFIIPVLYLWLAPYARPADAVAQQLASEMQQETDR, encoded by the coding sequence ATGATCCTCAGCGATGTCTCTATCAAGCGTCCGGTGTTCGCCACCGTGATCAGTCTGCTGATCGTGGTGTTCGGCATCAGTGCCTTGATGAAGCTGCCGGTGCGGGAGTATCCGGACATCGATCCCCCTGAGGTATCGGTGGCGGTGGAGTACCCGGGGGCGGCACCGGAGGTCATCGATACCCAGATCATTCAGGTCATCGAAGGGGCCATCGCCGGGGTGGAAGGCGTGCGCCGCATCGAATCCCGTTCCCGCCGGGGTTCCGCCCGCACTTCGGTGGAATTCAATCTGGAACGGGATCTGGACGTCGCCGCCAACGATGTTCGCGACGCGGTGTCGCGGGTGCTCAATCGCCTGCCAGAGGAAGCGGAAGCGCCGGTGATCGCCAAGACCGACGCCGATGCCCGGCCCATCATGTGGGTCACGCTCAGCAGTAACAGCCTGGCGCCGCAGGAACTGACCGATTTCGCCGAACGCTCCCTGGTGGACCGTTTCGCCGTTCTGGGCGGGGTTTCCGAAGTGATCATCGGCGGTGAACGCCGCTATGCCATGCGGGTATGGCTGGATCGGCAACGCATGGCCGCCAACGATGTCACGGTCACCGATATCTATAACGCCCTGCGCGCCAATAACGTGGAATTACCGGCCGGCCGTCTCGACTCCGACAGTCGCAGCTTCACCGTTCGTGCTGATAGCCGGCTTGGCTCGGTGGCAGAGTTCAACCACATGGTGGTGCATCGCCAGGGCGATTATCTGTTGCGGCTGGGGGATGTGGCGCGGGTGGCGCTGGGTGTGGAGAACGACGACACCGTGTTGCGCGCCAACGGCCAGACCGCCATCGGGCTCGGGGTGGTGCGCCAGTCCAAGGCCAATACCGTCACCGTTTCCAACAACGTCCGCGAAGAAATCGAGGCGGTGAGCAATAACCTGCCCGATGACATCCGCCTGGATGTGAGTCACGACGAGTCTCTGTTTATTCGCGCTTCCATCAGGGAAGTGCTGGTGACGCTGGCGATGAGCGTGACGCTGGTGATCCTGGTGATTTTCGTTTTCCTGGGAAATCTGCGTGCCACGCTGATTCCGGCGGTCACTATTCCGGTGTCCATCGTTGGGGCGTTTATTGGCCTGGGAATTCTCGGGTTCTCAATCAATGTGCTGACGTTGTTGGCGCTGATTCTGGCCATCGGCCTGGTGGTGGACGATGCCATCGTCATGCTGGAGAACATCCAGCGGCGCATCGATGAAGGCGAGAGCCGTCTGGTGGCCGCCTTCCTGGGAGCCCGGCAGGTCGCTTTCGCGGTTGTCGCCACCACCGCCACTCTGGTGGCGGTCTTTGTGCCGATCTCATTCATGGGCGGGGATGTCGGGCGCCTGTTCGGTGAGTTCGGCTTTACCCTGGCCGTGGCGGTGATCATTTCCAGCATAGTGGCGTTGTCCCTGGCCCCCATGCTGTGTTCCCGCTGGCTGCACGCGCATACTCCGGAAGAGGAACAGCAGGAACAGAACAATCTGCTCAACCGCGCGCTGAATGGGCTGAACCGGGCTTACGCAACGCGACTGGGGAAAACCCTGAAGCGACCCGCTCCCGTTGTGGTGATCTCGGTGTTGATCTGCGTGGCGGCGGGGCTGGTATTCAGCCAGTTATCCCGGGAGCTGGCCCCCACCGAGGACCGGGGCGTGTTCATCGTGTCGGCGAATGCCCCGCAGGGATCCAGCACCGCTTACGCCAGTCACCATATCCAGAAGGTGGAAGAAAAACTGCTGCCCTTGATCGAAAACGGGCTGGCGGTTCGGGTGTTGTCCATTGTCGGTTTCCGCGGACAGACCGAGCGCGGGTTCAGTATCGTGCGGCTGGAGCCCTGGGAGGACCGGAACCGGAGCCAGCAGGACATCGTTAACGACATCCGCGGCGAAGTCACCACCGTGCCCGGCCTGCGCGTGTTTGCCGTTAACCCGCCGGGGCTGGGACAAAGCGGCTTCGATCAGGAATTGGAAGTGGTGATCGGCGGGCAGGATTACGATTCCGTGGTGGGCTGGAGCGAAACCCTGCGCGCCGCGATGGCCGCCAACCCCAATCTGTTGAGCGTGGATACCGATTACGAGGAAACCCAGCCGCAGGTGGAAGTGGTGATCAATCGGGACCGGGCGGCGGACTTCGGCATTTCCGCCGCTGAAGTGGGGCAGACCCTGCAAGCCATGTTCGCCACCCTGACGGCCTCGACTTATATCGACCGGGGCCGTGAATACGATGTTCTTTTGGAAGCGCGGGAACAGGATGCCCGCATCCCGGAGGACATCAATTCGGTTTATGTTCGCACCGCCGCCGGCGACCTGGTGCCGCTGTCCAGCCTGGTGGAGCTGCGCACCCTTGGGGCGGCGCCGGAACTGAGACGGCTGGACCGTCTGCCGGCGGTGACGCTTTCGGCGAATCTGGCCCCCGGTTATGACCTGGGCAGTGCGCTGGATTTCATTGAGCAGACGGTGCGGGAAACCCTGCCGCTGGAAGCGCGTCTGAGCTACAAGGGTATTGCCCAGGAATTCACCGAGGCTTCCGCGGCGATCCTGATCACGTTCCTGCTGGCGCTGGTGATCGTCTTTCTGGTGCTGGCGGCGCAATTCGAAAGCTGGATACATCCGCTGATTATCATGCTGACGGTGCCCCTGGCGATCGCCGGCGCCATTCTGGCATTGCGCGTGACCGGCAACAGCCTGAATATCTACAGTCAGATCGGCATGGTGATGCTGGTGGGGCTGATGGCCAAGAACGGTATTCTTATCGTCGAATTCGCCAATCAGTTGCGCGACCAGGGGCTGGCGGTGCGTGACGCGGTCTATCAAGGCGCGATTCTGCGCTTCCGGCCAGTGTTGATGACCGGTATTTCCACCATCTTTGGCGCGGTTCCTCTGGTGCTGGCCAGCGGCGCCGGCGCGGAAAGTCGCATGACCATCGGCGTGGTGATTCTCGGCGGCCTGCTGTTCGCCACCGTTCTCACCCTGTTCATCATTCCGGTGCTTTATCTGTGGCTGGCTCCCTACGCCCGCCCGGCGGACGCGGTGGCTCAGCAGCTGGCGTCGGAAATGCAACAAGAAACGGATCGCTGA
- a CDS encoding MaoC family dehydratase: MTITNFSKPQDDRYFEDYQVGTTYDLGSIAVEEEEVLSFARRFDPQKMHTDPEAAAAGPFQGLIASGWHTLSLMMRLMVDNYVSTVAGLASPGVDEVRWHKPVRPGDKLSMRATVLEARPSRSKPDRGLIYSLMEGVNQHGDVVASFKGMGLILKRPV, from the coding sequence ATGACAATAACGAACTTCAGCAAGCCCCAGGACGACCGCTATTTTGAAGATTACCAGGTGGGTACGACCTATGACCTGGGCTCCATTGCGGTGGAGGAGGAAGAGGTGCTTTCTTTCGCCCGCCGTTTCGACCCCCAGAAGATGCACACCGACCCCGAGGCCGCCGCGGCCGGTCCTTTCCAGGGGCTGATCGCCAGTGGTTGGCACACCCTGAGCCTGATGATGCGGCTGATGGTGGATAACTATGTTTCCACCGTGGCGGGGCTGGCTTCCCCCGGGGTGGATGAGGTGCGTTGGCACAAACCGGTACGCCCGGGGGACAAGCTGTCCATGCGCGCCACGGTCCTGGAGGCGCGCCCGTCCCGCTCCAAGCCCGATCGCGGCCTCATCTACTCGTTGATGGAAGGCGTCAATCAGCATGGCGACGTGGTGGCCAGTTTCAAAGGCATGGGGTTGATTCTCAAGCGACCGGTTTGA
- a CDS encoding efflux RND transporter periplasmic adaptor subunit, with product MVRVGALVVVIVVAAVALLWWWRAEEPAAAGTRPATTVNVISALVRPLTEKVEVVGNARATRAVVLSAEVEGRVMQVHFQEGQAVDADDLLVELDDRQAEGERDRLRAEYQRALSDYQRASRLINSRAISQAEVDNLKNGMEAARAALRVAQATYEKHKIRAPFEGVVGLRQVDPGAYLQPGTPVVTLDSVRNLEVTFEVPERYLARVKPGLVLVVSSDSYPERLFQGKVTLLDSRVNAVSRTLAVKGSLDNSDGLLRPGQLLQIDILLSQHQALLVPEQAIVAQGAQNFVFVVAENDTALRLPVELGGRRDGWVEVVHGLSDDDAVIVNGHSRLGSGAPVTVVEDEGALLPSQRVLLETSA from the coding sequence ATGGTGCGTGTGGGCGCCTTGGTGGTGGTGATAGTGGTGGCGGCGGTGGCGTTGCTCTGGTGGTGGCGGGCTGAAGAGCCGGCGGCCGCCGGAACCCGGCCGGCGACCACGGTCAATGTGATTTCGGCTCTGGTACGTCCTCTGACGGAAAAAGTGGAGGTGGTGGGCAACGCCCGCGCCACTCGCGCTGTGGTGCTGTCCGCGGAGGTGGAAGGCCGGGTGATGCAAGTGCATTTCCAGGAAGGGCAGGCCGTTGACGCCGATGACCTGCTGGTGGAACTGGATGATCGCCAGGCCGAAGGTGAGCGGGACCGGCTGCGCGCCGAATACCAACGGGCGCTGTCCGATTACCAGCGCGCTTCCCGTCTGATCAACAGCCGCGCTATTTCCCAGGCCGAGGTGGACAATCTCAAGAACGGCATGGAAGCGGCCCGAGCCGCTTTGCGGGTGGCCCAGGCCACCTATGAAAAGCATAAGATCCGCGCGCCTTTCGAAGGTGTGGTGGGATTGCGCCAGGTCGACCCCGGCGCTTATCTGCAGCCGGGTACGCCGGTGGTTACCCTGGACAGTGTGCGTAATCTGGAAGTGACCTTCGAGGTGCCGGAGCGATATCTGGCCAGGGTGAAGCCGGGGCTGGTATTGGTGGTGTCCAGCGACAGCTATCCGGAGCGCCTTTTCCAGGGCAAGGTCACGCTGCTGGACTCCCGCGTCAATGCCGTCAGCCGGACGCTGGCGGTGAAAGGCAGTCTGGACAACAGTGATGGGCTGCTGCGGCCGGGGCAGTTGCTGCAAATCGATATTCTGCTCAGTCAGCATCAGGCCTTGCTGGTACCGGAACAGGCGATTGTTGCCCAGGGCGCCCAGAACTTCGTGTTCGTGGTAGCCGAAAACGACACCGCTCTGCGGTTGCCGGTGGAGCTGGGTGGGCGCCGGGATGGCTGGGTCGAAGTGGTTCACGGACTCAGCGATGACGACGCGGTGATCGTTAACGGGCACAGCCGGCTTGGCAGTGGCGCGCCGGTGACGGTGGTTGAGGATGAAGGGGCGCTGCTGCCGTCCCAGCGGGTTCTGCTGGAGACCAGTGCCTGA
- a CDS encoding M48 family metallopeptidase yields MDYQLVRSKRRTLALRVAPDGQIEVRAPLRLGRRHIDDFVREHQDWIRRQQDYWRTRPRQHWRDGDTVPHLGRPVRLNLVEAARTRVGLEHDTLTVAMPLPASEEAVREAVEAWWRRLARGEFLRSIERQFHWFAARGHGAPVLRIKKMRTRWGSLSQRGYINLNLALMRYDLEVIDYVVMHELCHLEYAHHGPQFHALMDRRMPDWRRRKQRLDQFLPE; encoded by the coding sequence ATGGATTATCAACTGGTTCGCTCCAAGCGACGCACACTGGCTTTACGAGTGGCGCCCGACGGCCAGATCGAGGTCCGTGCGCCGTTGCGCCTTGGCCGTCGGCATATTGATGACTTCGTGCGCGAACATCAGGATTGGATTCGGCGCCAGCAGGATTATTGGCGCACGCGTCCGCGCCAGCATTGGCGCGATGGTGACACCGTGCCCCACCTGGGGCGGCCGGTTCGTCTGAATCTGGTCGAAGCGGCCAGAACCCGGGTGGGGTTGGAGCACGATACTCTGACCGTGGCGATGCCGCTGCCGGCGTCGGAAGAGGCGGTCAGGGAAGCGGTGGAAGCCTGGTGGCGGCGGCTGGCGCGTGGCGAATTCCTGCGCAGCATCGAGCGGCAATTCCACTGGTTCGCCGCCCGAGGCCATGGCGCGCCGGTACTAAGGATCAAGAAAATGCGCACCCGCTGGGGTTCCTTGTCCCAGCGGGGGTACATCAATCTGAATCTGGCGCTGATGCGCTATGACCTTGAGGTGATCGACTACGTGGTAATGCACGAACTTTGTCACTTGGAGTACGCCCATCATGGACCGCAATTCCATGCCTTGATGGACCGACGGATGCCGGACTGGCGTCGACGAAAACAACGATTGGATCAATTTTTGCCTGAATAA
- a CDS encoding Fic family protein, which produces MIRTDSLQITPEILGLIASIDEFKGAWRALGTLAPDRLSALRQVATIESIGSSTRIEGSRLSDRDVERLLSNLRINNFTSRDEQEVAGYAEVMDLVFASWRDISLTENHIKQLHQNLLVYSDKDARHRGHYKSSNNSVAAFDEAGNSLGIVFETASPFDTPRLMTELVNWFNKERAADHLHPLLLIGIWVVVFLEIHPFQDGNGRLSRVLTTLLLLQTGYAYVPYSSLESVIEQSKEAYYLALRQTQGTIRTDSPDWQPWLLFFLKALAEQVRRLNRKLEREKLVLAAMPTLALQIVEFAREHGRITMAEAIRLTGSNRNTLKQHFRALVEQRHLVRQGAGRGVWYELK; this is translated from the coding sequence ATGATTCGAACCGACTCCCTCCAGATCACCCCGGAAATTCTGGGATTGATCGCCAGTATCGACGAATTCAAGGGCGCGTGGCGCGCCCTGGGCACTCTGGCACCTGACCGGCTGTCAGCATTGCGGCAAGTGGCCACTATCGAAAGCATTGGTTCTTCCACACGCATCGAGGGCAGCCGCCTGTCGGACCGGGATGTCGAGCGCCTGCTATCCAACCTGCGAATCAATAACTTCACCAGCCGCGATGAACAGGAAGTAGCGGGCTATGCCGAGGTGATGGATCTGGTGTTTGCTTCCTGGCGGGACATCAGCTTGACGGAAAATCACATCAAGCAACTGCACCAGAACCTGCTGGTCTACAGCGACAAGGACGCACGGCACCGGGGTCACTATAAAAGCTCGAACAACAGCGTGGCTGCTTTCGACGAAGCGGGCAATTCTCTGGGCATCGTGTTTGAAACAGCAAGCCCATTTGATACTCCTCGTCTGATGACCGAACTGGTTAACTGGTTCAACAAGGAACGTGCAGCGGACCATCTCCACCCCCTCCTGCTTATCGGCATCTGGGTCGTCGTTTTCCTCGAGATTCACCCCTTTCAAGATGGCAATGGTCGTTTGAGTCGGGTGCTAACTACCTTGCTGCTGTTGCAGACCGGCTACGCCTATGTGCCCTATAGTTCTCTCGAAAGCGTGATCGAGCAAAGCAAGGAAGCCTACTATCTAGCCCTTCGACAGACCCAGGGCACCATCCGTACCGACTCACCTGATTGGCAACCCTGGCTGCTTTTCTTCCTGAAAGCTCTGGCCGAGCAAGTTCGCCGGCTCAACCGCAAGCTGGAACGGGAAAAGCTGGTATTGGCCGCCATGCCAACCCTCGCCTTGCAGATTGTGGAGTTCGCCCGCGAGCATGGACGCATTACCATGGCGGAAGCGATTCGTCTGACTGGCAGTAATCGCAACACTCTCAAACAGCATTTTCGGGCGCTGGTGGAACAAAGGCATCTTGTGCGACAAGGTGCTGGACGAGGCGTTTGGTACGAGCTGAAGTAG